In Camarhynchus parvulus chromosome Z, STF_HiC, whole genome shotgun sequence, a genomic segment contains:
- the DMRT3 gene encoding doublesex- and mab-3-related transcription factor 3, whose amino-acid sequence MNGYGSPYLYMGGPVSQPPRAPLQRTPKCARCRNHGVLSWLKGHKRYCRFKDCTCEKCILIIERQRVMAAQVALRRQQANESLESLLPDSLRSLPGPQGSTEPPTPPPGPSPCAAPPRTPAELAAAAALRWAAEPPPALPGPLPKADVNEERLGDASGADNAETYSDKDTDQRSSPDMTKAKSCFNPESPEIVSVDEVGFAVQKNGGSTENRPDSPKYHPEQNHLLIEGPSGTVSLPFSLKANRPPLEVLKKIFPNQKPAVLELILKGCGGDLVSAVEVLLSSRSSVASGERTSAESDGLVLPSNGHIFEHTLSSYPISSSKWSVGSAFRVPDTLRFSADSSNVVPNPLAVPLQHPFPQPPRYPLMLRNTLARNQSSPFLPNDVTLWNTMTLQQQYQLRSQYVSPFSGNSATVFRSSPVLPSRSSEDPRISIPDDGCPIVSKQPIYTEDEYEDRSDSSDSRILNTSS is encoded by the exons ATGAACGGCTATGGCTCCCCGTACCTCTACATGGGCGGCCCGGTGTCGCAACCACCGCGGGCTCCGCTGCAGCGGACGCCGAAGTGCGCCCGGTGCCGCAACCACGGCGTGCTGTCCTGGCTGAAGGGCCACAAGCGCTATTGCCGCTTCAAGGACTGCACCTGCGAGAAGTGCATCCTCATCATCGAGAGGCAGCGGGTGATGGCCGCGCAGGTGGCGCTCCGCCGGCAGCAGGCCAACGAAAGCCTGGAGAGCCTCCTCCCGGACTCCCTGCGCTCCCTGCCCGGGCCGCAGGGCAGCACCGAGCCCCCCacgccgccgccggggccgtCGCCCTGCGCCGCGCCGCCGCGGACCCCCGCCGAGctggccgccgccgccgcccttCGCTGGGCCGCCGAGCCGCCCCCCGCGCTCCCGGGGCCGCTCCCCAAGGCAG ACGTGAATGAGGAGCGGCTGGGTGATGCAAGTGGAGCAGACAATGCCGAGACCTACAGTGACAAAGACACAGACCAAAGGAGTTCCCCAGACATGACTAAAGCCAAAAGTTGTTTCAATCCTGAAAGCCCTGAAATTGTTTCAGTGGATGAGGTTGGTTTTGCAGTTCAGAAAAATGGTGGGAGCACAGAGAACCGTCCAGACAGCCCCAAGTACCACCCAGAGCAGAACCACCTCCTGATAGAAGGTCCTTCTGGGACAGTTTCTTTACCATTCAGTTTGAAAGCAAACAGACCCCCACTTGAAGTCTTGAAAAAGATTTTCCCTAACCAAAAGCCAGCTGTGCTAGAGTTGATCCTGAAGGGGTGTGGCGGTGACCTGGTGAGTGCTGTAGAGGTTCTCCTGTCCAGCCGGTCTTCAGTGGCCAGTGGAGAGAGAACTTCTGCAGAATCGGATGGTCTTGTTTTGCCTTCCAATGGGCATATTTTTGAACACACACTGAGTTCCTATCCTATTTCATCTTCCAAGTGGTCTGTGGGCTCGGCATTTAGGGTTCCCGACACTCTGAGGTTCTCTGCTGATTCCAGTAATGTTGTGCCAAATCCTCTAGCCGTACCTTTGCAGCACCCCTTCCCTCAGCCACCACGCTACCCACTGATGCTGAGGAACACTTTGGCAAGAAACCAGTCCAGCCCATTCCTGCCCAACGACGTCACCCTGTGGAACACCATGACATTGCAGCAGCAGTACCAGCTGCGGTCCCAGTATGTCAGTCCTTTCTCTGGTAACTCAGCCACTGTTTTCCGAAGCTCGCCTGTCCTTCCTTCCCGCTCGTCAGAAGATCCTAGGATTTCAATTCCTGATGATGGATGCCCAATTGTGTCTAAGCAACCAATTTACACAGAAGATGAATATGAGGACAGGTCTGATTCTTCAGACTCAAGAATACTCAACACATCTTCTTAG